The proteins below come from a single bacterium HR17 genomic window:
- the tufA gene encoding Elongation factor Tu-A, whose amino-acid sequence MAKTKFERVKPHVNIGTIGHVDHGKTTLTSAITLVLSKHTDPNTGRPLAQHLRYEDIDKAPEEKARGVTINIAHVEFESPKRHYAHIDCPGHADYIKNMITGAAQMDGAILVVSAPDGPMPQTREHVLLARQVGVPAIVVFINKTDMMDDPELIDLVELEVRELLSKYEFPGDEVPVIRGSALKVLECGCGQRDCQWCGAIWQLVEAVDEYVPLPQRPADQPFLMPVEDVFSIPGRGTVVTGRVERGVLRPGEEVEIVGFSPEPRRTVVTSVEMFRKLLDEAQPGDNVGLLLRGVDKREVRRGHVIAKPGSIKPHTKFRAQVYVLSKEEGGRHTPFTSGYRPQFYFRTTDVTGVITLPPDIQMVMPGDNVEFDVELIYPVALEEGLRFAIREGGRTVGAGIITKVHD is encoded by the coding sequence ATGGCGAAGACGAAATTTGAGCGGGTAAAACCCCACGTCAACATCGGCACGATCGGGCACGTTGACCACGGAAAAACAACGCTCACCAGCGCCATCACTTTGGTGCTCTCTAAACACACTGACCCCAATACAGGGCGCCCTTTAGCACAGCACCTGCGCTATGAGGACATTGACAAGGCGCCAGAAGAGAAGGCGCGGGGCGTAACGATCAACATCGCCCATGTGGAATTTGAGTCGCCCAAACGACACTACGCCCACATTGACTGCCCCGGTCACGCCGACTACATCAAAAACATGATCACCGGCGCCGCTCAAATGGATGGGGCGATCTTAGTCGTCAGCGCTCCGGACGGTCCGATGCCCCAGACCCGCGAACACGTTCTATTGGCGCGGCAAGTCGGCGTTCCGGCAATCGTCGTCTTCATCAACAAGACGGACATGATGGATGACCCTGAACTGATTGACCTTGTGGAACTGGAAGTGCGGGAATTGCTCAGCAAATACGAGTTCCCCGGCGACGAAGTGCCTGTCATTCGCGGCAGCGCGCTCAAGGTTTTGGAATGCGGCTGCGGACAACGCGATTGCCAATGGTGCGGCGCTATTTGGCAACTGGTTGAAGCGGTAGACGAATATGTCCCCCTCCCTCAGCGCCCTGCCGACCAACCGTTCCTGATGCCGGTGGAAGATGTTTTCAGCATTCCTGGACGCGGGACAGTTGTAACAGGGCGTGTGGAACGCGGCGTCCTGCGCCCCGGCGAAGAAGTGGAAATCGTCGGCTTCTCTCCGGAACCGCGCCGAACGGTCGTGACCTCGGTGGAGATGTTCCGCAAACTGTTGGACGAAGCCCAGCCTGGCGACAATGTGGGCTTGCTATTGCGGGGTGTGGACAAGCGAGAGGTGCGGCGCGGGCATGTGATCGCTAAACCTGGCTCCATTAAACCGCACACAAAGTTCCGCGCCCAAGTGTATGTCTTGAGCAAGGAAGAAGGTGGTCGCCATACGCCGTTCACCTCTGGTTACCGCCCGCAGTTTTACTTCCGCACGACCGATGTCACAGGTGTGATTACCCTGCCGCCTGACATTCAGATGGTGATGCCCGGTGACAACGTGGAATTTGATGTGGAGTTGATTTATCCTGTAGCGCTGGAAGAGGGCTTGCGCTTCGCTATTCGTGAGGGGGGGCGCACTGTCGGCGCCGGCATCATCACGAAAGTTCACGATTAA
- the nagB gene encoding Glucosamine-6-phosphate deaminase 1, with product MEVIILPDAESVGKEAASQIAALIRRKPNAVLGLATGSTPIPCYRELIRLHKEEGLDFSHVTTFNLDEYYPIDPRHPTSYRYFMDEHLFNHINIDKSRTFIPYGLTPDPFEHCRWYEEQIKAVGGIDLQILGIGHNGHIAFNEPGSSLASRTRVKTLTPETIQANARFFDRIEDVPRYAITMGIGTILEARKIILLATGENKADAVARAIEGPVTSMCPASALQLHPRVTFLLDEAAASKLQRKDYYRYVHEMAEALKKQVLGR from the coding sequence ATGGAGGTCATCATCCTCCCAGATGCGGAAAGCGTAGGCAAGGAGGCAGCCTCTCAAATTGCGGCGCTTATTCGCCGTAAACCCAACGCCGTTCTGGGCTTAGCGACCGGCTCCACGCCTATCCCTTGCTACCGCGAGTTAATTCGTCTACACAAAGAGGAGGGCTTGGACTTTTCCCATGTGACGACCTTCAACTTGGACGAATACTATCCGATTGACCCCCGCCACCCCACAAGTTACCGCTACTTTATGGACGAGCACCTGTTCAACCACATCAACATTGATAAATCCCGCACGTTCATCCCTTACGGACTGACCCCCGACCCCTTTGAACACTGCCGATGGTACGAGGAGCAAATCAAAGCCGTCGGCGGGATTGACCTGCAAATCTTGGGCATCGGGCACAACGGGCACATCGCTTTCAACGAACCAGGCTCGTCGTTGGCGTCGCGCACCCGTGTCAAAACGCTGACGCCTGAGACCATTCAAGCCAATGCCCGTTTTTTTGACCGCATAGAGGATGTCCCCCGCTACGCCATTACGATGGGCATCGGCACGATTTTGGAAGCCCGCAAGATCATTCTGCTGGCAACCGGCGAAAATAAGGCTGATGCGGTCGCGAGGGCTATTGAAGGACCCGTGACAAGCATGTGTCCTGCTTCCGCCTTGCAATTGCATCCCCGTGTCACTTTCCTGCTGGACGAAGCCGCAGCGTCTAAGTTGCAGCGTAAAGACTACTACCGCTATGTCCACGAGATGGCGGAAGCCTTAAAAAAACAGGTCTTGGGGCGTTGA
- the ubiD gene encoding 3-octaprenyl-4-hydroxybenzoate carboxy-lyase: MPFRDLRDYLQTLERQGELRRIGAEVDWYLEMTEIIDRVVKRGGPALLFERVKGYDMPVAANLFGTWERVKLVLGGDPDDIAHEIAALLKPEIPATLWEKVKALPKLAQLANFPPKSMRTGPCKEVVLRGERANLLDLPIPQCWPKDGGRYITMGLVFTRSPEGGKNMGIYRLQVFDERTLGFHAQTHKDARRHFDLWEKQGKDMPCAVAIGGDPVLVYCATAPLPEDVDELLLAGFLRKQPVEVVPCETVPLEVPAHAEIVIEGYVKAGERRREGPFGDHMGVYSQEGDYPVFHVTAITRRRDPIYWHTIVGKPLQEDYWLGKATERIFLPLIRLMLPEVVDIHFPPEGVFHNWAIVSIRKRYPGHARKVMHALWGLGQMMFTKCLVVVDDDCDVHEMSEVLWRMFNFIDPGRDVVIVEGPVDDLNFAAPRWRYGTKMGIDATRKWAEEGFERPWPEEVTMTPEVKAHIDTLWKQLGL; encoded by the coding sequence ATGCCCTTTCGCGACTTGCGGGACTACTTGCAAACGCTGGAACGGCAAGGGGAACTACGGCGCATCGGTGCGGAAGTGGATTGGTATTTGGAGATGACGGAAATCATTGACCGTGTGGTGAAGCGGGGCGGTCCAGCGCTGCTGTTTGAGCGGGTGAAGGGTTACGACATGCCTGTCGCTGCCAACTTGTTCGGGACATGGGAGCGGGTGAAGTTGGTTTTGGGCGGAGACCCCGACGACATCGCCCATGAGATCGCAGCGCTACTAAAACCTGAAATCCCTGCGACGCTGTGGGAAAAGGTCAAAGCGCTTCCGAAACTAGCACAACTGGCGAACTTTCCGCCCAAGTCAATGCGGACGGGTCCGTGCAAGGAAGTGGTTCTGCGGGGCGAGCGCGCCAACTTGTTGGATTTGCCCATCCCGCAATGTTGGCCGAAGGACGGCGGGCGCTACATCACGATGGGGTTGGTCTTCACCCGATCGCCCGAAGGCGGCAAAAACATGGGGATCTATCGGCTGCAGGTGTTTGATGAACGGACGCTGGGCTTTCACGCCCAAACCCACAAGGACGCCCGCCGCCACTTTGACCTTTGGGAAAAGCAGGGTAAAGACATGCCGTGCGCCGTCGCCATCGGGGGCGACCCCGTTTTGGTTTACTGTGCGACGGCACCACTGCCTGAGGATGTGGACGAACTGCTGTTGGCAGGCTTTTTGCGCAAGCAGCCCGTTGAGGTCGTCCCCTGCGAGACGGTGCCGTTGGAAGTGCCCGCCCACGCGGAAATCGTGATTGAAGGCTATGTCAAGGCAGGTGAGCGGCGGCGCGAAGGTCCCTTTGGCGACCACATGGGCGTTTACTCGCAGGAAGGCGACTACCCTGTCTTCCATGTCACTGCCATCACCCGCCGCCGCGACCCAATTTACTGGCACACGATTGTCGGCAAACCGTTGCAGGAGGATTACTGGCTAGGTAAGGCGACGGAACGGATTTTCCTGCCGCTCATTCGGCTGATGTTGCCAGAGGTCGTGGACATACATTTTCCGCCTGAGGGCGTTTTCCACAATTGGGCGATTGTGTCCATCCGTAAGCGTTACCCCGGTCACGCCCGCAAGGTCATGCACGCCCTTTGGGGCTTGGGACAAATGATGTTCACCAAATGCTTGGTCGTCGTGGACGACGATTGCGATGTGCACGAGATGAGCGAAGTCCTGTGGCGCATGTTCAACTTCATCGACCCTGGTCGCGATGTCGTCATCGTGGAAGGACCAGTGGACGATTTGAATTTCGCGGCACCACGGTGGCGCTACGGGACGAAAATGGGCATTGATGCGACCCGTAAGTGGGCAGAAGAAGGTTTTGAACGCCCATGGCCCGAGGAAGTGACGATGACGCCCGAAGTTAAGGCACACATAGATACACTGTGGAAACAGTTGGGGCTTTGA
- the fdxA gene encoding Ferredoxin 7Fe has translation MAYIICEPCIGTKDRACVEACPVDCIHPREDEDQGEVMLYINPDECIDCGACEPVCPVNAIFFEDDVPDQWKQFIEMNRDYYTLSPEEFEAKYGRRP, from the coding sequence ATGGCTTACATCATTTGCGAGCCGTGCATCGGCACGAAGGACCGCGCGTGCGTGGAAGCCTGTCCTGTTGACTGCATCCATCCGCGTGAGGACGAAGACCAAGGCGAAGTGATGCTCTACATCAACCCGGATGAATGCATTGACTGCGGGGCGTGTGAACCTGTTTGCCCTGTCAATGCGATTTTCTTTGAAGACGATGTGCCCGACCAGTGGAAGCAGTTCATTGAGATGAACCGTGACTACTACACGCTGTCGCCCGAAGAGTTTGAAGCCAAGTATGGGCGCCGTCCGTAG
- the thiD gene encoding Hydroxymethylpyrimidine/phosphomethylpyrimidine kinase, whose product MSVPRVLIVAGSDSGGGAGIQADLKTVSALGAFGMTAITALTAQNTTGVYGVVEMTPEFVALQMEVCVTDIGCDAVKTGMLANAAIIRAVAEQIRKFGLRPLVVDPVMVAKSGAPLLKPDAVDALVSELFPLATVITPNIHEAKALTGKEAKSLDEMRDIAAQLKMLGPQWVIVKGGHLEGSAEAVDILYDGTTFTEFRAPRFETHHTHGTG is encoded by the coding sequence ATGAGTGTGCCCCGTGTGCTCATCGTCGCTGGCTCGGATTCAGGCGGGGGAGCAGGTATCCAAGCGGATTTGAAAACGGTGTCGGCGTTAGGCGCTTTCGGCATGACCGCCATCACGGCGCTGACGGCACAAAACACGACGGGCGTTTACGGCGTCGTTGAGATGACCCCTGAGTTCGTCGCTTTGCAAATGGAAGTGTGCGTGACGGACATCGGTTGTGATGCGGTGAAAACGGGCATGCTGGCAAACGCTGCCATCATTCGCGCCGTCGCCGAGCAAATCCGCAAGTTCGGGTTGCGCCCGTTGGTTGTTGACCCCGTGATGGTCGCCAAAAGCGGTGCCCCGTTGCTGAAGCCTGATGCCGTTGATGCGTTGGTCAGCGAACTGTTCCCGTTGGCGACGGTCATCACCCCCAACATCCACGAGGCAAAAGCGCTGACAGGCAAAGAGGCGAAATCGCTGGACGAGATGCGGGACATCGCAGCGCAGTTGAAAATGCTCGGTCCGCAGTGGGTCATTGTTAAAGGGGGGCACTTAGAAGGGAGCGCGGAAGCGGTGGACATCCTTTACGACGGGACAACCTTTACCGAGTTTCGGGCACCGCGTTTTGAGACCCATCACACGCACGGGACAGGGTGA
- the proS gene encoding Proline--tRNA ligase: MRLSQMLFTTLREVPAEAELVSHQLLVRASFIRKLAAGIYTYLPLAWRSLLKIIAIVREEMNRAGAQELLMPFAHPAELWQESGRWDEYGDLLMKVHDRQGRWFCLGPTHEEVVTDLVRQMVRSYRQLPLNLYQIGTKFRDELRPRGGLIRAREFIMKDAYSFDRDAAGLDKSFEAMRQAYIRIFTRCGLPFVIVEAEAGAIGGTENLEFMVIADSGEDRLLQCPQCGYAANRERAERRPSEGFEEALQRGTTHGAPLQKVHTPNQRTVDEVARFLGVPPSQLVKTLLYIAEDETIVAAMVRGDHELNEAKLMRQVGKKVRMADAATIERLTNAPVGFSGPIGLKEKGVLLLADYDIAVLRDFVIGANEADTHFVNANWGRDFPVDRFADLRFAEDGDGCARCDGKLQMRSAIEVGHIFKLGTRYSEPMRATFVDEDGREKPFVMGCYGIGVSRILATVVEVSHDEDGIVFPISVAPFEAWVLPIEADGDLRDVAERLYAELLAEGVEVVLDDRDERAGVKFKDMDLVGVPIQIVVGRSVRERGEAEVRLRRNRKEPLFVPLDRVTETVLQLRQQLYAELTPTETVQEASAP; this comes from the coding sequence GTGCGGTTGTCCCAAATGCTTTTTACGACGCTGCGGGAAGTGCCTGCGGAAGCGGAACTGGTCAGTCACCAGTTGTTGGTGCGGGCGAGTTTCATCCGCAAACTGGCGGCAGGTATCTACACCTACCTGCCGCTGGCGTGGCGGAGTTTGCTGAAAATCATCGCCATCGTCCGCGAGGAGATGAACCGCGCTGGCGCCCAAGAGTTGCTGATGCCGTTCGCTCACCCCGCAGAACTCTGGCAAGAGTCAGGGCGCTGGGACGAGTATGGTGACTTGCTGATGAAGGTGCACGACCGGCAAGGGCGATGGTTTTGTCTCGGTCCGACCCATGAGGAAGTCGTCACCGACTTGGTGCGGCAGATGGTTCGGTCTTACCGCCAGTTGCCGTTGAACCTTTACCAAATTGGCACGAAGTTCCGCGACGAGTTGCGCCCGCGCGGCGGGCTCATTCGGGCGCGCGAATTCATCATGAAGGACGCCTACAGTTTTGACCGCGACGCAGCGGGGCTGGACAAAAGTTTTGAGGCGATGCGTCAAGCCTACATCCGCATCTTCACCCGCTGCGGGTTGCCTTTCGTCATCGTGGAAGCGGAAGCGGGCGCCATCGGCGGGACAGAAAATTTGGAGTTCATGGTTATCGCCGACAGCGGAGAGGACCGCTTGCTGCAATGTCCGCAATGCGGTTACGCCGCCAACCGTGAGCGGGCGGAGCGCCGCCCGTCCGAGGGGTTTGAGGAGGCCCTTCAGCGCGGGACAACGCACGGAGCGCCCTTGCAAAAAGTGCACACGCCCAATCAACGCACGGTGGACGAAGTGGCGCGCTTTTTGGGGGTGCCACCCAGCCAACTGGTCAAAACGCTCCTTTACATCGCTGAGGATGAAACGATAGTAGCAGCGATGGTGCGGGGTGACCACGAACTTAACGAAGCGAAACTGATGCGACAGGTCGGCAAAAAGGTGCGGATGGCGGACGCCGCTACCATTGAGCGGCTGACCAACGCGCCCGTCGGGTTCAGCGGTCCCATCGGGCTGAAGGAAAAGGGCGTCTTATTGCTGGCGGATTACGACATCGCCGTGTTGCGCGATTTCGTCATCGGCGCCAATGAAGCCGATACACACTTCGTCAACGCCAACTGGGGGCGCGACTTTCCCGTTGACCGCTTCGCCGATTTGCGCTTCGCCGAAGACGGCGACGGTTGCGCCCGCTGCGACGGCAAGTTGCAGATGCGCAGCGCCATTGAAGTCGGGCACATCTTCAAACTCGGCACGCGTTACAGCGAACCGATGCGGGCGACTTTCGTGGACGAGGACGGCAGAGAAAAACCCTTTGTGATGGGCTGCTATGGCATCGGCGTCAGCCGCATCTTGGCGACGGTCGTGGAGGTCAGCCACGACGAGGACGGCATCGTTTTCCCCATCAGTGTCGCCCCGTTTGAGGCATGGGTTTTGCCGATTGAAGCGGACGGCGACTTGCGGGATGTCGCCGAACGCCTCTACGCCGAGTTGCTAGCAGAGGGCGTTGAGGTCGTGCTGGACGACCGCGACGAACGAGCGGGCGTCAAGTTCAAGGACATGGACTTGGTGGGGGTGCCCATCCAGATCGTCGTCGGTCGGTCAGTGCGGGAGCGGGGTGAGGCGGAAGTGCGGTTGCGCCGCAACCGCAAGGAGCCCTTGTTTGTGCCCCTTGACCGCGTGACGGAAACAGTGCTGCAGTTGCGCCAGCAACTTTACGCCGAGTTGACACCTACTGAAACGGTGCAGGAGGCAAGCGCCCCATGA
- the mmpA gene encoding Metalloprotease MmpA yields MDKLTAFGLALLGLGMLILVHEWGHFWVARRAGLTVQEFSIGFGPSLLKWTGRDGVQYHLRLLFLFGGFVRILEIEQDLTQQPSSPFARPTRDLLRRIAVIAAGPLTNIVVAVILLFVYSLWSAGLRPTTEIGAVVEGSPAAQAGLRPGDEIVGFAYLRPSVPYSETFLNEVRCYIASHPGKPVRLIVRRDFREWAVVLVPNERTVYYLTHRPAPSARRWQQWLQRVLGRLEPQTIGLIGIAFKLEPEPGLAWQDRLARAIPLTWLNLGDALRQVTLPLTQPFLLREVSGPVRIVYEVVASRWRGVMEQVRVFAIISFALAIINLFPLPLLDGGRILFLLVELVSRRRIYNLEVKATYIGFAFIVALFLFITLKDLHFVLFGRGQQ; encoded by the coding sequence ATGGATAAGTTGACCGCTTTCGGGCTCGCCCTCTTAGGGTTGGGCATGCTCATCCTCGTGCACGAATGGGGGCACTTTTGGGTCGCACGGCGCGCGGGGTTGACGGTGCAAGAGTTCTCCATCGGCTTTGGACCGTCGCTCCTCAAGTGGACAGGTAGAGACGGGGTGCAGTATCACTTGCGGTTGCTGTTTCTGTTTGGTGGGTTCGTGCGGATTTTAGAAATTGAGCAAGACTTGACGCAGCAGCCGAGCAGCCCCTTCGCCCGACCGACACGCGACTTGTTGCGCCGCATCGCTGTTATCGCCGCTGGACCGCTGACCAACATCGTCGTCGCCGTCATCTTGCTGTTCGTTTACAGTCTATGGAGTGCGGGGCTGCGCCCGACGACGGAAATCGGTGCGGTGGTGGAAGGAAGCCCAGCAGCACAAGCTGGATTGCGCCCCGGCGACGAAATCGTCGGTTTCGCCTACCTGCGACCGTCTGTCCCCTACTCGGAAACTTTTCTCAACGAAGTGCGTTGCTACATCGCCAGCCATCCGGGCAAACCGGTCCGCTTGATAGTGCGGCGGGATTTTCGCGAGTGGGCGGTGGTGCTCGTGCCCAACGAGCGCACCGTTTATTACTTGACCCATCGTCCTGCCCCCTCCGCGCGCCGTTGGCAGCAATGGTTACAGCGCGTGTTGGGACGGTTGGAACCGCAGACCATCGGGCTTATCGGCATCGCTTTTAAGTTGGAGCCAGAGCCAGGGCTTGCGTGGCAGGACCGCTTAGCGCGGGCGATCCCGCTGACTTGGCTGAACTTGGGTGACGCTCTGCGGCAAGTCACTTTACCCCTGACGCAGCCGTTTTTGTTGCGGGAGGTGTCAGGGCCTGTCCGCATCGTTTACGAAGTCGTCGCGTCCCGGTGGCGGGGCGTCATGGAGCAAGTGCGTGTGTTCGCCATCATCAGTTTCGCCTTAGCCATCATCAACCTCTTCCCTTTGCCGCTCTTGGACGGTGGGCGCATCCTGTTTTTGCTGGTGGAACTGGTCAGCCGCCGGCGCATCTACAACTTGGAGGTCAAGGCGACTTACATCGGCTTTGCCTTCATCGTCGCCCTGTTCCTGTTCATCACGCTGAAGGATTTGCATTTCGTCCTGTTCGGGCGGGGGCAACAGTAA